In the Brienomyrus brachyistius isolate T26 chromosome 20, BBRACH_0.4, whole genome shotgun sequence genome, one interval contains:
- the si:dkey-283b1.7 gene encoding brorin, whose protein sequence is MSSYALRSLFVFASLTLSLAAEYSKSEIDYDFGDYRGKWCLDDHGFVYSIGEVYFPGHTACPCTCTEDGPICVKPSCPRIHPKCTRITYKSCCPVCEAISRVCIHKGKTYRVLEEFMLSPCERCRCGANREVYCTVAECPGLHCVNPIYEPHQCCPVCKNGPNCFVGNIVIPAGVRVEIDERNVCFCSYKEGTWETHHQATCEVQETKNERDETFEQMDRQLIPKLETIP, encoded by the exons ATGAGCTCTTACGCCTTACGCTCCCTTTTCGTATTCGCCTCTCTGACTCTAAGTTTGGCAGCAGAATATTCCAAGAGCGAAATCGACTACGATTTTGGCGACTACCGGGGAAAGTGGTGCCTGGATGACCACGGCTTTGTCTACAGTATAGGAGAAGTCTATTTCCCCGGTCACACTGCCTGCCCCTGCACTTGCACCGAAGATGGTCCCATCTGCGTAAAACCCAGTTGTCCGCGGATTCATCCGAAATGCACGCGTATTACCTACAAGTCGTGCTGCCCGGTATGCGAAGCTATTAGCCGAGTCTGTATCCATAAGGGAAAAACCTACAGAGTCCTTGAGGAATTCATG TTGTCCCCATGTGAGAGGTGCCGATGCGGCGCTAATAGGGAGGTGTATTGCACTGTGGCCGAGTGTCCTGGTCTGCATTGTGTCAACCCCATATACGAGCCCCACCAGTGCTGTCCTGTGTGCAAAAACG GACCAAACTGCTTCGTTGGAAACATAGTGATCCCAGCTGGTGTGAGGGTGGAGATAGACGAACGCAATGTATGTTTCTGCTCGTACAAGGAAGGCACGTGGGAGACACACCACCAGGCTACCTGTGAGGTCCAGGAGACCAAAAATGAACGAGATGAAACCTTCGAGCAGATGGATCGGCAGCTCATACCCAAGCTCGAGACCATTCCATAA